A single window of Lutzomyia longipalpis isolate SR_M1_2022 chromosome 1, ASM2433408v1 DNA harbors:
- the LOC129796455 gene encoding sterile alpha motif domain-containing protein 5-like isoform X2, whose amino-acid sequence MAANNIVCEWLKALGLAQYAEGFLDNGYDDLEICKQIGDPDLDAIGVHTTDHRHKLLKSIRQLREKGATNLYFVLSEPNGLSGSREILEGRDTPPPNDIASLVREQLNADSIRLTSHPYSTPVSL is encoded by the coding sequence ATGGCTGCCAACAATATTGTGTGTGAATGGCTAAAGGCACTCGGTCTTGCCCAGTACGCCGAGGGTTTCCTCGACAATGGCTACGACGACCTGGAGATCTGCAAGCAAATCGGCGACCCAGACTTGGATGCAATTGGGGTCCATACAACGGATCACCGTCACAAGCTACTCAAATCAATACGACAGCTGCGGGAGAAGGGTGCAACGAATCTGTATTTTGTGCTCAGTGAGCCAAATGGACTGTCTGGCAGTAGGGAGATCCTCGAGGGCAGGGACACCCCACCACCCAATGACATTGCATCCCTCGTTCGCGAGCAGCTGAATGCTGACTCAATCCGATTGACTTCACATCCATATTCCACACCGGTGAGTCTCtga